From the Nonlabens marinus S1-08 genome, one window contains:
- a CDS encoding bifunctional 3-deoxy-7-phosphoheptulonate synthase/chorismate mutase type II: MENKKEFRNWLEAHRLEHPLVIAGPCSAETEEQVLKIAHELKDSDTTYLRAGIWKPRTRPGNFEGVGAIGLKWLQKAKAETGLLTATEVANRAHVDLALEHDIDLLWIGARSTVSPFIVQEIADALQGTDKVVLVKNPVNPDLALWIGAVERLYTADIKNLGVIHRGFSTYDKSKYRNNPEWQIAVDFQSKYPDIPLICDPSHITGKRDMILEVSQTALDLNYDGLMIETHYDPDNAWSDAAQQVTPDSLKQIFLDLRIRKEHDDEAGYQSKLSQLRAQIDVIDNAIIETMGKRMKTADSIGALKKSRNVAVLQSKRWNEILGKMILEGEEHGLSEEFILRVFKAIHQESINHQEKVING, encoded by the coding sequence ATGGAAAATAAAAAGGAGTTTAGGAATTGGCTAGAAGCCCACAGACTGGAGCATCCATTGGTTATCGCAGGACCATGTAGTGCAGAGACGGAAGAACAAGTATTGAAAATAGCCCACGAATTAAAAGATAGTGACACTACTTATTTACGTGCAGGAATCTGGAAGCCTAGAACACGTCCAGGAAACTTTGAAGGTGTAGGAGCTATTGGACTTAAATGGTTGCAAAAAGCGAAAGCAGAAACAGGATTGTTAACTGCCACTGAGGTTGCTAATAGAGCTCACGTAGACCTAGCTTTAGAACATGATATAGATCTTTTATGGATAGGAGCGCGTTCTACTGTTAGCCCTTTCATAGTCCAAGAGATTGCAGACGCATTGCAGGGAACTGATAAAGTAGTTCTTGTGAAAAATCCTGTTAATCCAGATTTAGCTTTGTGGATTGGAGCCGTGGAGCGTCTATACACAGCAGATATCAAGAATTTAGGAGTGATTCATAGAGGATTCTCTACCTATGATAAGTCAAAATATCGCAACAACCCAGAATGGCAAATCGCCGTGGATTTCCAATCTAAATATCCTGATATCCCACTTATTTGTGATCCATCACATATCACAGGAAAGCGCGATATGATTCTAGAAGTTTCACAAACAGCACTAGACTTGAATTATGATGGTCTTATGATAGAAACCCACTACGACCCAGATAACGCATGGAGTGATGCAGCACAACAAGTAACTCCAGATTCCTTAAAACAGATTTTCCTTGACCTGCGCATAAGAAAGGAGCATGATGACGAGGCTGGATACCAATCAAAATTGAGCCAATTGCGAGCTCAAATCGACGTGATTGACAATGCCATTATAGAAACTATGGGCAAGCGCATGAAAACAGCAGACTCCATAGGTGCCTTAAAAAAGTCAAGAAACGTTGCGGTGCTTCAATCAAAAAGATGGAATGAGATTCTAGGGAAAATGATTCTGGAAGGTGAAGAACATGGTTTGAGTGAGGAATTTATTTTGAGAGTTTTCAAGGCAATTCACCAGGAGTCTATTAATCACCAGGAGAAAGTTATCAACGGTTGA
- a CDS encoding aminotransferase class I/II-fold pyridoxal phosphate-dependent enzyme has translation MIATANRLKSVQEYYFATKLREVRNLMNAGKPIINAGIGSPDLLPPDHVIPALTAALQDPKAHAYQSYLGLPELREGMASFYKSHYNVDLDSETEIIPLMGSKEGILHISLAFLNKGDQVLIPDPGYPTYASATKLCEAQPVTYNLTAANNWMPDFEALEQLDLSKVKLMWTNYPNMPTGAAGSRAVFEKLVSFARKHNILVVNDNPYSCVGYEKKMSIHQVEGSLECALELNSISKTFNMAGWRVGMLTGNADVLKEVLKVKTNMDSGMFYGIQKGAIAALKTDENWLAEQDKIYQNRRELTLKVAETLDLKPEPQTGGLFVWCKLPQGKEDDKKFVDEVLHNQDIFITPGSIFGMNGEGYVRFSLCVKEEEIAIMLDRVSKKDRT, from the coding sequence ATGATTGCAACAGCTAATAGACTAAAGAGCGTCCAAGAATATTACTTTGCAACTAAGTTGCGAGAGGTTCGTAACCTGATGAACGCGGGCAAACCCATCATAAATGCAGGAATTGGTAGTCCAGACCTATTGCCGCCAGACCATGTGATTCCAGCATTAACTGCTGCGCTGCAAGACCCCAAAGCACATGCGTATCAAAGTTATTTGGGCTTGCCTGAGCTTAGGGAGGGAATGGCCAGTTTTTATAAATCCCATTATAATGTGGATTTGGACTCAGAAACTGAGATCATACCACTCATGGGAAGTAAGGAGGGTATTTTGCATATCTCGCTAGCATTTCTCAATAAAGGCGATCAGGTGTTGATTCCAGATCCTGGTTACCCTACTTACGCCAGCGCGACCAAATTGTGCGAGGCGCAACCAGTCACCTACAATCTAACAGCAGCAAATAACTGGATGCCGGATTTTGAAGCGCTGGAGCAACTAGATCTTTCTAAAGTGAAGTTGATGTGGACCAATTATCCCAATATGCCTACAGGTGCTGCTGGAAGTAGAGCGGTTTTTGAAAAGTTGGTTTCGTTTGCACGAAAGCATAACATACTTGTAGTAAATGACAACCCATACAGTTGTGTAGGATACGAGAAAAAGATGAGTATTCACCAGGTGGAAGGTTCGCTAGAATGTGCGTTGGAATTGAATTCCATCAGTAAGACCTTCAACATGGCTGGATGGCGAGTAGGCATGTTGACCGGAAACGCTGATGTTTTGAAAGAAGTTTTAAAAGTAAAGACCAATATGGATAGCGGCATGTTTTACGGCATCCAGAAAGGAGCAATTGCTGCGTTAAAAACCGATGAAAACTGGCTGGCGGAACAAGATAAAATCTATCAAAATCGAAGAGAACTGACCCTGAAAGTAGCGGAAACCTTAGACCTGAAACCAGAACCACAAACTGGTGGATTGTTTGTGTGGTGCAAATTACCACAAGGAAAGGAAGATGACAAAAAGTTCGTAGATGAGGTGCTCCATAATCAGGATATTTTCATCACGCCTGGAAGTATTTTTGGTATGAATGGAGAAGGCTATGTGCGATTTTCACTTTGTGTAAAAGAAGAAGAAATAGCGATTATGCTGGACCGAGTCTCAAAAAAGGATAGAACATGA
- a CDS encoding type II toxin-antitoxin system VapC family toxin yields MRYFIDANIILDIWLKRPQFFENSLQIFKNIEERNWLLYTSDNVITTCYYMISKKINREESKRLIADFLVDLEIVPVSKQMLLNATISKISDYEDAVQFECAASIKGINGIITRNKKDFKHSTIPVFAPEEVLF; encoded by the coding sequence ATGAGATATTTTATCGATGCCAATATTATTTTGGATATTTGGTTGAAACGTCCTCAATTTTTTGAGAATTCTCTACAAATATTCAAAAATATTGAGGAACGCAATTGGCTGCTTTATACCTCAGACAATGTCATTACTACTTGTTACTATATGATATCAAAAAAAATCAATCGAGAAGAATCAAAGCGTTTGATCGCAGATTTTTTAGTTGATTTGGAAATCGTTCCAGTTTCAAAACAAATGTTGTTGAATGCCACTATAAGTAAAATTTCAGACTACGAAGATGCTGTCCAATTTGAATGCGCTGCATCTATAAAAGGCATCAACGGCATCATAACTAGAAATAAAAAAGATTTCAAACATTCCACAATTCCAGTCTTTGCGCCTGAGGAGGTTTTGTTTTGA
- a CDS encoding DUF3857 domain-containing protein, translating into MNKLVIVVVICLVVSSLTMAQDYRFGKVDDIDFKNTYAQGEEIPAAEVLYHNEDISWDYSENSGFTQKRRIHERIKINTADGLDYATKKIRLYNASGSRKETMSKLKGRTYNLIDGKIEDEKIRSENEFEEELSENYKQESFTMPDARVGSVIEYEYLISSPFITIDDVILQYDIPIKRSEIRVVMLEYYIYNVMFNPRAAYEPSITRGVQDDKIRAELDAKQFELSNQVLTLEENDIPALKEEPMMGAVDNFRAKITIELAAKKFPNQAMEKMSTGWEAVASSIYDNDDFGGQLKRTKFFEDDLAKLVEGVVNPKEKASKILSFVQNKVKWNQYYGTMAQKGLKDAYEEGSGNVSDINLLLVSMLRTAGIDANPVLVSSRNNGTPLFPTRFGFDYVVAQANFNDGYYLMDATDENTGVNSLPVRALNWQGRVVKDNGKSEFVNLTPSELSTEMTIANVALNEDLTLTGTTQKRMTDYRAYGFRSTYRDRVSDDISKYFMGDTPGFEIKNLEMMDLKNPEKPVGAKFNVTLKNAAEAIGDKIYVTPLLNELTDENPFKLEDRQFPIDFVYPRGSKTIVNIDLPEGYAVESLPESAQYVYGDNVGVYKYTVSQNGNRISVMSDYTMNGTTVIPNDYKFWKQFFTSIVDKDAEKIVLKKI; encoded by the coding sequence ATGAATAAGTTAGTAATTGTTGTAGTGATATGTCTAGTAGTAAGCTCCCTTACCATGGCACAAGATTATCGTTTTGGAAAAGTGGACGATATAGATTTTAAAAACACCTATGCGCAAGGAGAAGAAATTCCGGCTGCTGAAGTTTTATATCACAATGAAGATATAAGTTGGGATTACAGTGAAAACTCTGGATTTACACAAAAAAGAAGAATTCATGAGCGTATTAAAATCAATACGGCAGATGGTTTAGATTACGCAACTAAAAAAATCAGACTCTATAACGCTAGTGGTTCTAGAAAGGAAACCATGTCGAAACTTAAGGGACGGACTTATAATTTGATTGATGGAAAAATTGAAGATGAAAAGATCCGTAGTGAAAATGAATTTGAAGAGGAATTAAGTGAAAATTACAAGCAAGAATCCTTTACAATGCCAGATGCTAGGGTAGGGTCTGTAATTGAATATGAATACTTAATTAGCTCACCATTTATAACTATCGACGATGTTATTTTACAATATGACATCCCCATCAAAAGATCAGAAATTCGGGTTGTGATGCTCGAGTACTACATATACAATGTCATGTTCAATCCTAGAGCTGCCTATGAGCCAAGTATAACTAGGGGAGTTCAAGATGATAAGATTAGAGCAGAATTAGACGCAAAACAGTTCGAGCTAAGCAACCAGGTGCTAACACTAGAAGAGAATGATATTCCAGCCTTGAAAGAAGAGCCTATGATGGGTGCGGTAGATAATTTCAGAGCCAAAATAACTATAGAACTAGCAGCTAAAAAGTTTCCAAATCAAGCAATGGAAAAGATGTCTACTGGATGGGAGGCAGTAGCTAGTAGTATTTACGATAATGATGATTTTGGTGGTCAGTTGAAACGAACAAAGTTTTTTGAGGATGACTTAGCTAAACTTGTAGAAGGGGTGGTTAACCCTAAGGAGAAAGCTTCAAAAATTCTAAGTTTCGTACAAAATAAAGTTAAGTGGAATCAGTACTACGGGACTATGGCCCAAAAAGGATTGAAAGATGCTTATGAAGAAGGCTCTGGTAATGTAAGCGATATCAATTTACTACTTGTCTCCATGCTTAGAACTGCAGGAATAGATGCGAATCCTGTTTTAGTCAGTTCCAGAAATAATGGAACACCCTTATTTCCAACTCGATTTGGGTTTGATTATGTAGTAGCTCAAGCTAATTTCAACGATGGATATTACTTAATGGATGCTACTGATGAAAATACCGGCGTAAATTCATTACCTGTACGAGCGCTGAATTGGCAGGGAAGAGTAGTCAAAGACAACGGTAAGTCTGAATTTGTAAACTTGACACCGTCTGAATTGTCTACTGAGATGACCATTGCTAATGTAGCGTTAAACGAGGATTTGACTTTAACAGGGACGACGCAAAAAAGGATGACAGATTACCGTGCCTACGGTTTCAGATCTACCTACCGCGATAGAGTGTCAGATGATATTAGCAAGTATTTTATGGGCGATACGCCGGGATTTGAGATTAAGAACCTAGAAATGATGGATTTGAAAAATCCAGAAAAGCCAGTTGGAGCAAAATTTAATGTTACTCTTAAAAATGCTGCAGAAGCTATTGGGGATAAAATTTATGTCACCCCATTGTTAAACGAGCTTACTGATGAGAACCCTTTCAAATTAGAGGATAGACAATTTCCTATTGACTTTGTTTACCCACGAGGCTCAAAAACTATTGTGAACATTGACCTTCCAGAGGGCTATGCAGTAGAGTCCTTGCCGGAAAGCGCACAATACGTTTATGGCGATAATGTAGGAGTCTATAAGTATACGGTTTCCCAAAATGGGAATAGAATATCTGTAATGTCAGACTATACGATGAATGGCACCACTGTAATCCCTAACGATTATAAATTTTGGAAGCAGTTTTTCACCTCTATTGTAGATAAGGACGCTGAGAAAATCGTGTTGAAGAAAATATAA
- a CDS encoding DUF3857 domain-containing protein, which translates to MKNISRLVLASLLFCNTWGSQAQTTSKFISLTTPKDLKVNANSVVRQHDVTLYIKDVDQAIVETDRIITVLNDLGMRDVNAAKSYSDNFQIKDLRAVIYDALGNEIKTIKEKDFRDVSAVSDFSLYEDNRVKYMEYTPRSYPITVHFTAKVEISSTAFLPRWMPMEDFYVGVESSTFRVLNDSEINLKTKEENFEGYEVAVDGKNKWSISNVPALKKEAYQPSLSKTTPIVKVALEVFKMEGVGGANKDWKQFGKWMHDELLSDVQELPQNVKDEIKSLTAGANTDREKAEIVYQFMQDRSRYISVQVGIGGWKPIDASEVHNMAYGDCKGLSNYTMALLKEVGVDANYVGIYGGSSIINFDTEFSMPEGNHAIIMLPQLDGQDDVWLECTSKTNPFGFLGGFTDDRDALVITPEGGKIMHTTAYPGDLSKQLTVATVSLKPDGSAAAELEMTTTGVQYAWRSDVIDNTAIDTKSNYMERWSHLNGMTVMGSGINNNKKIPELREKVEMNIERYASKTGNLLLFHPVVFNRNTSEPPVYDNRYFDVEIQRGYVDIDQYTIALEPGMVVDALPEPVEIINKFGTYQLTVSAKGENEIEVKRFLKMESGTFKSTEYADFRKFRSDIVKHDNARGVIKL; encoded by the coding sequence ATGAAAAATATCTCAAGACTAGTGCTGGCGAGCCTCCTGTTTTGTAACACCTGGGGGAGCCAGGCACAAACGACGTCTAAATTCATCTCACTCACCACTCCCAAAGATTTAAAAGTCAATGCAAACTCTGTAGTACGTCAACATGATGTTACCCTTTATATTAAAGACGTAGATCAGGCTATTGTCGAAACAGATCGAATCATAACCGTGCTAAACGACTTGGGCATGCGGGATGTGAATGCTGCAAAATCTTACAGTGATAATTTCCAAATCAAGGATTTGCGAGCTGTTATCTACGACGCGTTAGGGAATGAAATTAAAACCATTAAGGAGAAAGATTTTAGAGATGTGAGTGCGGTGAGTGACTTTAGTTTGTACGAGGATAACCGTGTCAAATACATGGAATACACACCTAGATCGTACCCTATTACGGTACACTTTACGGCAAAAGTTGAAATAAGTTCAACCGCTTTCTTGCCTCGATGGATGCCTATGGAAGATTTTTATGTAGGTGTAGAGTCTAGCACCTTTAGGGTTCTTAATGATTCTGAGATCAATCTTAAAACTAAAGAGGAAAATTTTGAAGGCTATGAGGTTGCAGTTGATGGAAAAAATAAATGGAGTATTAGCAATGTCCCTGCACTCAAAAAAGAAGCCTACCAACCCAGTTTGTCAAAAACAACACCTATCGTAAAAGTAGCCTTAGAGGTTTTTAAAATGGAAGGTGTAGGTGGCGCAAATAAAGATTGGAAGCAATTTGGAAAATGGATGCACGATGAATTATTATCTGATGTACAAGAACTTCCACAAAACGTAAAAGATGAAATCAAAAGTCTTACAGCTGGAGCAAATACAGATAGAGAAAAAGCAGAAATAGTATACCAGTTCATGCAAGATCGCAGCAGGTACATCAGTGTACAAGTGGGTATAGGAGGATGGAAGCCAATCGATGCCAGTGAAGTTCATAACATGGCTTATGGAGATTGTAAAGGACTTTCTAATTATACCATGGCACTGCTCAAAGAGGTTGGTGTAGATGCTAATTACGTAGGTATTTATGGAGGGTCGAGTATTATAAATTTTGATACAGAGTTTTCCATGCCAGAAGGAAATCACGCAATCATCATGTTGCCGCAACTAGATGGTCAGGATGATGTATGGCTGGAATGTACGAGTAAAACCAATCCTTTTGGTTTTCTAGGTGGGTTTACAGACGATAGGGACGCTCTAGTAATTACTCCTGAAGGCGGTAAAATTATGCATACCACGGCCTACCCTGGTGATTTAAGCAAACAGCTTACGGTGGCCACAGTATCACTAAAGCCAGATGGGAGCGCTGCAGCAGAGCTAGAAATGACCACAACAGGCGTTCAATATGCATGGCGCAGTGATGTAATCGACAATACTGCTATAGACACAAAATCCAATTACATGGAACGCTGGAGTCATTTGAATGGAATGACAGTGATGGGGTCTGGAATCAATAACAATAAAAAAATTCCAGAGCTGCGAGAAAAAGTAGAGATGAATATTGAACGTTATGCTTCTAAAACGGGCAACCTGCTATTGTTTCACCCTGTTGTTTTCAATAGAAATACATCAGAGCCGCCAGTGTATGACAACCGCTATTTTGATGTAGAAATTCAGCGAGGTTATGTGGATATCGATCAATACACTATAGCATTAGAGCCTGGAATGGTGGTAGACGCACTTCCTGAACCCGTTGAAATAATCAATAAATTTGGAACTTACCAGCTGACAGTTTCAGCAAAAGGAGAAAATGAAATTGAAGTCAAGCGTTTTTTAAAGATGGAGTCAGGTACTTTTAAAAGTACAGAGTATGCCGATTTTAGAAAATTCAGATCAGATATAGTAAAGCACGACAATGCTCGTGGGGTCATTAAATTATAA
- a CDS encoding prephenate dehydrogenase, with amino-acid sequence MKNVFLIGTGLIGGSMLLDLRSHLKDATFYGIDKDNSHAKRAVTNGIIDKVAVMGDLINADLVLISIPVDATLKVLPQALDLVPENALIIDVGSTKKAICDVVSKHKNRRQFLAAHPIAGTEFSGPDAAIKNLFQKKTMIVCEVEKTAFKLQELAKELFEILGMRVRYMTPAAHDRHIAYVSHLSHISSFMLGKTVIQEEENERDIFDLAGSGFESTVRLAKSSPAMWTPIFAQNKQHVLDALDGYIENLSRFRESVKNNDHKAIFEDMEQTNRIKTILKGIENGK; translated from the coding sequence ATGAAAAATGTTTTTCTAATAGGTACAGGACTCATTGGAGGATCGATGTTGCTTGATTTGCGCAGTCATTTAAAGGATGCTACCTTTTACGGGATTGATAAAGACAATAGCCATGCTAAACGAGCGGTAACAAACGGAATCATAGATAAAGTGGCGGTCATGGGAGACCTGATAAATGCAGATCTTGTTTTGATCTCGATCCCAGTAGATGCAACTTTGAAGGTATTGCCACAGGCATTAGATTTAGTACCTGAAAATGCTTTAATCATCGATGTAGGATCGACTAAGAAAGCAATTTGCGATGTGGTTTCAAAGCATAAAAACCGCCGACAATTTCTAGCCGCCCACCCTATTGCTGGAACAGAATTTTCTGGGCCAGATGCTGCGATCAAGAATCTTTTTCAAAAGAAAACGATGATCGTTTGCGAGGTAGAAAAGACCGCGTTTAAGTTGCAGGAATTGGCAAAAGAGCTTTTTGAAATTTTGGGAATGCGAGTCAGATACATGACGCCTGCTGCCCACGATAGACACATTGCTTATGTCTCCCACCTGTCGCATATATCCAGTTTTATGCTAGGGAAAACGGTGATTCAGGAAGAGGAAAATGAGCGAGATATTTTTGACCTAGCGGGCAGTGGTTTCGAGAGCACGGTACGTCTTGCCAAGAGCTCACCAGCCATGTGGACGCCTATTTTTGCGCAAAACAAACAACATGTTCTAGATGCATTGGATGGCTATATTGAGAATTTATCCCGCTTTCGCGAAAGCGTAAAAAACAACGATCACAAAGCCATATTTGAAGATATGGAACAAACGAATAGAATTAAAACCATACTAAAAGGAATAGAAAATGGAAAATAA
- the rsgA gene encoding ribosome small subunit-dependent GTPase A, whose translation MTGIVYRSTGSWYEVKGTDGEFYSCRIKGKFRLSGIKSTNPVAVGDKVDFEIEKKGDEEIGIINLIHDRENYIVRKSVNLSKQTHIIAANVDQVFLLITLNNPPTFTSFIDRVLLTAEAYQIPAVLVFNKIDTYNDDQDQVSIDPETGEELLTMTELDEVRYLMSLYKSIGYECIAISAETGKNIEKIKEKMLDKTSMFAGHSGAGKSTLANAVQPGLDLKTKKISDQHSQGQHTTTFAQMFDLDFGARLIDTPGIKGFGVVDMEKEEIGGYFPEIAERQQDCKFHNCLHMEEPKCAIKEGVENGEIHLSRYESYVQIVKGDEDNYRQDKHAIT comes from the coding sequence ATGACAGGAATTGTTTACAGATCCACGGGAAGTTGGTATGAAGTAAAAGGCACTGATGGTGAATTTTATTCGTGTAGGATCAAGGGTAAATTCCGTTTGAGCGGCATCAAGAGTACAAATCCAGTAGCAGTAGGCGACAAGGTGGATTTTGAAATCGAGAAGAAGGGCGATGAGGAAATAGGAATTATTAATTTGATTCACGACCGCGAGAATTACATCGTTCGCAAATCGGTAAATCTTTCTAAACAAACTCATATTATTGCGGCAAATGTTGATCAGGTATTTCTGTTGATTACACTCAACAATCCGCCAACCTTTACCTCTTTTATTGACCGGGTATTACTAACGGCAGAGGCTTATCAGATCCCAGCAGTACTGGTGTTCAACAAGATTGACACCTATAATGATGATCAAGATCAGGTGAGCATCGACCCAGAAACTGGTGAGGAACTACTTACAATGACTGAGTTGGATGAAGTCCGTTACTTGATGAGTCTTTACAAATCCATAGGCTATGAATGTATTGCTATCAGTGCTGAAACAGGTAAGAATATAGAGAAAATCAAGGAAAAGATGCTGGATAAGACCAGCATGTTTGCAGGCCATAGTGGTGCAGGAAAAAGTACGCTGGCAAATGCCGTCCAGCCGGGCCTAGACCTAAAGACTAAAAAAATCTCAGACCAGCACAGTCAGGGACAGCATACCACGACATTTGCGCAGATGTTTGATTTGGATTTCGGTGCTCGATTAATAGACACGCCGGGTATTAAAGGTTTTGGTGTTGTGGACATGGAGAAAGAAGAAATAGGAGGCTACTTCCCTGAAATTGCCGAACGCCAACAGGATTGTAAATTTCATAATTGCTTACATATGGAAGAGCCTAAGTGTGCTATCAAAGAAGGGGTTGAAAATGGAGAGATCCACTTGAGTAGGTATGAAAGTTATGTTCAAATCGTCAAGGGCGATGAGGATAATTACCGCCAGGACAAACATGCCATCACATGA
- a CDS encoding prephenate dehydratase, translated as MKVAIQGIKGSYHHQVTNLLYEKADLLECSTFDQVAQAVASGVVDKAVMAIGNSIAGSILPNYTLIRQNQIYITAEYYLDISHQLMALPGQKIEDIKEVQSHPMALLQCRNYFQGYPEVKLVETNDTAAAAYRIHRDGKKGVAAIASDTAAQLYELDIIASDLQDVANNSTRFVVVEREPNYVDDANKATINFTTSHEPGTLARILTIFGAQRINLSKIQSIPVIEKPFVFSFVADLELEDLEQFLKAKQQIRPYVEQLDILGIYKNASL; from the coding sequence ATGAAGGTAGCTATTCAAGGTATCAAAGGGTCGTACCACCATCAGGTGACGAACCTTCTTTATGAAAAAGCTGATTTGCTGGAGTGCTCCACTTTTGACCAAGTGGCACAAGCGGTAGCATCAGGTGTTGTCGATAAAGCTGTGATGGCGATAGGCAATAGCATAGCTGGTAGTATACTGCCTAATTATACCTTGATCAGACAAAATCAGATTTACATCACTGCAGAGTACTATCTAGATATTTCACACCAGTTGATGGCGCTGCCGGGACAAAAAATAGAGGATATAAAAGAAGTGCAATCCCACCCTATGGCCTTATTGCAGTGCAGAAATTACTTTCAAGGTTATCCAGAGGTGAAACTTGTTGAGACAAATGATACAGCCGCGGCTGCCTATCGGATACATCGAGATGGAAAAAAGGGTGTTGCGGCTATCGCAAGTGATACCGCTGCACAGCTTTATGAATTAGATATTATTGCGAGCGACCTACAGGACGTCGCCAATAATTCTACACGATTTGTGGTCGTAGAGCGGGAACCTAATTATGTGGATGATGCCAATAAAGCGACGATTAATTTCACGACCAGTCATGAGCCGGGAACGCTTGCAAGGATTTTGACAATTTTTGGAGCTCAGCGTATCAATTTAAGTAAGATTCAGTCGATACCTGTCATTGAAAAACCATTTGTTTTTTCTTTCGTGGCTGATCTAGAGTTGGAAGATTTAGAACAGTTTCTGAAGGCAAAGCAGCAAATAAGACCTTACGTGGAACAACTAGATATATTAGGAATTTATAAAAACGCTTCTTTATGA
- the gldA gene encoding gliding motility-associated ABC transporter ATP-binding subunit GldA: MSIEVSHITKTYGSQKALDDVSFSIKSGEIVGFLGPNGAGKSTMMRILTTYLNADEGTATVNGHDVTTDSRAVQSSIGYLPENNPLYPDMYVKEYLGFSARIYKLENAKQRIAEVIAETGLESHQNKKIQELSKGYKQRVGLANALLHQPKVLILDEPTTGLDPNQLVEIRSLIRKVAQNTTILLSTHIMQEVEAMCDRVIIINKGKIVADDYLKNLKSDEIQVIDVEFDYRVEPELLQRIPLVREVKELHGFNYRLRFETKTDQRSGVFDFAHDNELKILSLNKRNKNLEAMFQELTGK, encoded by the coding sequence ATGTCTATTGAAGTTTCACACATTACAAAAACATATGGCAGCCAAAAGGCGCTGGACGATGTTTCCTTCTCTATAAAGTCTGGAGAGATCGTTGGTTTCTTGGGGCCTAACGGTGCTGGAAAGTCTACCATGATGCGCATTTTGACTACCTATCTCAATGCAGATGAAGGTACAGCAACCGTGAATGGACATGATGTCACCACAGATTCTCGCGCCGTGCAGAGTTCCATAGGATACCTGCCAGAGAACAATCCGCTGTATCCAGATATGTATGTGAAGGAATATTTGGGGTTTAGCGCTAGAATTTACAAGCTGGAAAACGCAAAACAACGCATCGCTGAAGTAATTGCCGAAACAGGTCTAGAATCGCACCAAAATAAAAAGATCCAAGAACTTTCCAAAGGCTACAAGCAACGTGTAGGTCTTGCCAATGCGCTGTTGCACCAACCTAAAGTTTTGATTCTTGATGAACCTACAACTGGTTTAGATCCTAATCAGCTGGTAGAAATACGTAGTTTGATACGTAAGGTTGCTCAGAATACTACCATTCTACTTTCCACGCATATCATGCAGGAAGTTGAGGCCATGTGCGACCGTGTCATTATTATCAATAAAGGAAAAATCGTCGCGGACGATTATTTGAAAAATCTTAAAAGCGATGAGATCCAAGTTATCGACGTAGAGTTTGACTATCGTGTGGAGCCAGAATTGTTACAACGTATACCGCTAGTTCGCGAGGTAAAAGAATTGCACGGCTTCAACTATCGCTTAAGATTTGAAACCAAAACAGATCAACGTTCAGGCGTTTTTGATTTTGCACATGATAATGAGCTAAAGATTTTGTCCTTGAATAAAAGGAACAAGAATCTGGAGGCGATGTTTCAGGAGTTGACTGGGAAGTAA
- the dtd gene encoding D-aminoacyl-tRNA deacylase, which produces MRVVIQRVKKASVSVDDRVVGSIGVGLLVLLGITQDDSQADIDYLVRKICGLRIFPDAHGTMNLSIEDVDADILVISQFTLYAETKKGNRPSYINAARPEIAIPLYEAFMSSLSRKRDRDIPTGTFGADMQVSLVNDGPVTIILDSKE; this is translated from the coding sequence ATGAGAGTAGTCATTCAAAGAGTGAAAAAGGCTAGTGTATCTGTTGACGATAGGGTCGTAGGCAGTATAGGCGTTGGTTTACTAGTTTTATTGGGAATCACGCAAGACGATTCACAAGCGGATATTGATTATTTAGTAAGAAAAATCTGCGGGTTGCGTATTTTTCCAGATGCGCATGGAACGATGAACTTGAGCATTGAAGATGTAGACGCTGATATTTTAGTCATTTCACAATTCACACTCTACGCCGAGACAAAAAAAGGAAATCGACCCAGTTACATAAATGCGGCAAGACCAGAAATCGCCATTCCTTTATATGAGGCTTTTATGAGTTCGCTTTCGCGAAAGCGAGATAGAGACATTCCAACCGGAACTTTTGGTGCAGATATGCAAGTAAGTCTCGTAAACGACGGGCCGGTTACCATCATTCTTGATAGTAAAGAATAA